From Polaribacter haliotis:
ATTTTATGTTCTGTTAGGCACACTGTTTCGTTACAATTATTGCAATGAAAATGTAAGTGTAAATCTGTTTCAATTTCACAATTGCATCCGTTTTCACATAAGGCATATTTAGTAATACCTGTACCATCATCTATTTGATGTACAATCGCTTTTTCTTCAAAGGTTTTTACTGTTCTATACAATGTAGTTCTATCTGCTTTTTCAAAAGCATTTTCTATATCACTTAATGTAACTGCTACTTGTTTATTAGCAAGGAATTTATAAATTAATAGACGCATTGCTGTAACCCTTATCTTTTTTGATTCTAAAAGTTGTTCTATTGTTTTCATAGTTTAATGTTCGTGTTCTGCGTCTCCTTTTTTCATTTCAGCCATTAAATAATATGCATTGTTGTATGCAAATTTTGTGGATTTGTCTAATTTTCGAGTAAATTGAACAGCTAGCCAATTACCATCTTTAGCTCCTAAAATTACTTCAACAGGCTTAAAACTCCAATCATCATTTTCTTTTTTTACTGAAAAAACATAAAATTTATCACCTTCTTTTATGACAGCACTTTCTGGTAATGCCCTTGATGCTGTATTGTCGACTTGAATTTTACCTTTTATATACATACCTGGAATTAAATTTCCTTTTTTGTTTTCAATTTCTGCGTGAACGTGAACAGCTTTAGGATTATCTTCAAATGTTTTACTTACAGAATAGATTTCTGCAGATAAATCTTCTTCTGTATTGGATTGTAGATTGAATGTCACTTTCTGACCTTTTTTAACTTTATAAACATCT
This genomic window contains:
- a CDS encoding Fur family transcriptional regulator — encoded protein: MKTIEQLLESKKIRVTAMRLLIYKFLANKQVAVTLSDIENAFEKADRTTLYRTVKTFEEKAIVHQIDDGTGITKYALCENGCNCEIETDLHLHFHCNNCNETVCLTEHKIPQIKVPDGFVSENVNLVVKGVCDKCSGQ